A single region of the Anaerohalosphaeraceae bacterium genome encodes:
- the gspE gene encoding type II secretion system ATPase GspE — translation MKELLIETARRTGIIKPEALEQYLAEHADDARRIDEILLSAPQFTEEAVLRLLAETLGLEYVEEIDASTVPAAFIEAVPAPYAQHHYLIGFYRNGQEDVITIAVANPMNPLVVDNIARKLHKPAEMVVSSRAAITAAIDVAYEQKNTVIEEVAEELDSQNLDQLVDEAQSSDDLLDVVNRPPVIRLVNDILFRALQMRASDIHVHPYENKIQIRYRIDGILYDTLTLNRNVLSLVISRIKVMAGMDIAERRMPQDGRTSVRIGQREIDLRVSTVPTSYGERAVLRILDKSTGLLTLEELGLWKEDKEAFDRMITRTHGVIFVTGPTGSGKSTTLYACLNRINAVEKNVMTVEDPIEYQLEGISQMQVSAKKGMTFVNALRHILRQDPDVIMVGEVRDRETAAMAIQSSLTGHLVFSTLHTNDAAGAVSRLLDFGVEPYLVSSSLICVLAQRLVRKICPDCKTVYHPNAQEQRELGLTDMPAGEFFYTGRGCSKCFDTGYRGRTGIYELMIVNDEIREMIYRCETAGAIKKKALEYGMKTLRMDGARKVLAGITTIAEVLRVTQSDSM, via the coding sequence ATGAAAGAATTATTAATCGAGACGGCCCGACGGACCGGGATTATCAAGCCGGAGGCCTTGGAACAGTACCTGGCCGAGCACGCCGACGATGCGCGCCGCATCGACGAGATTCTGCTGTCAGCCCCCCAGTTTACGGAAGAGGCCGTTCTGCGGCTTCTGGCCGAGACGCTCGGGCTGGAGTATGTGGAGGAAATCGACGCATCGACCGTGCCGGCGGCGTTCATCGAGGCCGTTCCGGCGCCGTACGCCCAGCACCACTACCTGATCGGCTTTTACCGCAACGGTCAGGAGGATGTGATTACCATCGCCGTCGCCAACCCGATGAATCCGCTGGTGGTGGACAACATCGCCCGCAAACTGCACAAGCCCGCCGAGATGGTGGTCAGCTCCCGGGCGGCCATCACAGCGGCCATCGACGTGGCCTATGAACAGAAAAATACGGTCATCGAAGAGGTCGCCGAGGAACTGGATTCGCAGAATCTGGACCAGCTGGTCGATGAGGCCCAGAGCAGCGACGACCTGCTGGATGTGGTCAACCGCCCGCCGGTCATCCGGCTGGTCAACGACATCCTCTTTCGGGCCCTCCAGATGCGGGCCAGCGACATCCATGTGCATCCCTACGAGAACAAAATCCAGATTCGCTACCGCATCGACGGCATCCTGTACGACACGCTCACGCTCAACCGCAATGTGCTCTCGCTGGTGATTTCGCGCATCAAGGTGATGGCCGGCATGGACATCGCCGAGCGGCGGATGCCGCAGGACGGACGCACAAGCGTGCGCATCGGCCAGCGGGAAATCGACCTGCGCGTCAGCACGGTGCCGACCAGCTACGGCGAGCGGGCGGTCCTGCGAATCCTCGACAAAAGCACCGGACTGCTGACGCTGGAGGAGCTGGGGCTCTGGAAAGAGGACAAAGAGGCCTTCGACCGGATGATTACCCGCACGCACGGCGTGATTTTTGTAACCGGACCGACCGGCAGCGGCAAAAGCACCACCCTGTATGCGTGCCTGAACCGCATCAACGCCGTCGAGAAAAACGTCATGACCGTCGAGGACCCCATCGAGTACCAGCTGGAGGGCATCAGCCAGATGCAGGTGTCCGCCAAGAAGGGGATGACCTTCGTAAACGCCCTGCGGCATATCCTGCGTCAGGACCCGGATGTGATTATGGTCGGCGAGGTGCGCGACCGGGAGACGGCGGCGATGGCGATTCAGTCCTCGCTCACCGGGCACCTGGTGTTCAGCACGCTGCACACCAACGATGCCGCCGGCGCGGTCAGCCGACTGCTGGATTTCGGCGTCGAGCCCTATCTGGTCAGCTCGTCCCTGATTTGCGTACTGGCCCAGCGCCTGGTGCGGAAGATTTGTCCGGACTGCAAAACCGTCTATCACCCGAACGCACAGGAGCAGCGCGAGCTGGGCCTGACGGACATGCCCGCCGGCGAGTTCTTCTACACCGGACGCGGCTGCAGCAAGTGCTTCGATACGGGCTACCGCGGGCGAACGGGAATTTATGAACTGATGATTGTCAACGATGAGATTCGGGAAATGATTTACCGATGCGAGACGGCCGGGGCGATTAAGAAAAAGGCCCTCGAATACGGAATGAAGACGCTGCGGATGGACGGCGCCCGCAAGGTGCTGGCAGGCATTACCACCATCGCCGAAGTCCTGCGGGTCACCCAGTCCGACAGCATGTAA
- a CDS encoding DUF1573 domain-containing protein, translated as MKRGLFGFFFVFILGIALIFGCNESMAGQADAGKTSVKQETPAATPSPGPAPAGPAKPAETKEPKKEDKKSIDGPKILVTKEFHDFGEIGPGTYHTCTFTFKNIGNKTLKIDHVQSTCGCSVPQLDKKDYEPGESGTIEVKFHAPTTSGETKKQLYIVSNDPSNDRAQLELRAVVQVNVQTEPTEVSLMLNKPNAGLGPIKIKSTDGKPFRITKFTSQADAFTCVFDPNAAATEFTLTPQVNLDVLSKNPTGVMTFEVDHPQGGIQMVRYSALPRYEINRPRIILQNVKPGQKEQKEVVITSHYGDSLKIAKSASRAGLMKIVKQEIKDNALTLTIEITMPERETATRRYFSDELTIQFDNSQEVEIRISGWFKN; from the coding sequence ATGAAAAGAGGACTCTTTGGATTCTTTTTTGTTTTTATTCTCGGAATTGCTTTGATTTTCGGCTGCAATGAAAGCATGGCCGGCCAGGCCGATGCGGGCAAGACTTCGGTAAAACAGGAAACCCCCGCTGCAACCCCCAGCCCGGGACCTGCGCCCGCCGGACCGGCTAAGCCCGCTGAAACAAAAGAACCCAAGAAGGAAGACAAGAAATCCATCGACGGCCCAAAAATCCTCGTCACCAAGGAATTCCACGATTTCGGCGAGATTGGACCGGGGACCTATCATACCTGCACCTTTACCTTTAAGAACATCGGAAACAAAACATTAAAGATTGACCATGTCCAGAGTACATGCGGCTGCAGCGTCCCCCAGTTAGACAAGAAAGATTATGAACCCGGCGAGTCCGGAACAATCGAGGTAAAATTCCACGCCCCGACCACCAGCGGAGAAACCAAAAAGCAGCTGTATATTGTCAGCAACGATCCTTCCAACGACCGTGCCCAGCTGGAGTTACGCGCGGTGGTGCAGGTAAACGTCCAGACCGAACCGACGGAAGTGTCCTTGATGCTCAACAAGCCCAACGCCGGTCTGGGGCCTATCAAGATTAAAAGCACAGACGGCAAACCCTTCCGCATCACCAAATTCACCTCGCAGGCGGATGCCTTTACCTGTGTGTTTGACCCGAATGCCGCCGCAACAGAGTTTACCCTGACTCCCCAGGTCAATCTGGATGTATTGTCCAAAAATCCAACCGGCGTAATGACCTTCGAGGTGGACCATCCGCAGGGCGGCATCCAGATGGTCCGATATAGTGCCCTTCCGCGATACGAAATCAACCGGCCCCGGATTATCCTCCAGAACGTCAAGCCCGGCCAGAAAGAGCAAAAAGAGGTCGTCATTACCAGCCATTACGGCGATTCGCTCAAGATTGCCAAGTCCGCTTCCCGTGCCGGCCTGATGAAGATTGTCAAGCAGGAAATCAAAGATAACGCGCTGACCTTGACGATAGAGATTACGATGCCGGAACGGGAAACAGCCACTCGGCGGTACTTTTCCGACGAATTGACGATTCAATTCGACAATTCCCAAGAAGTGGAAATCCGCATCAGCGGCTGGTTTAAGAATTAA
- a CDS encoding secretin N-terminal domain-containing protein produces the protein MHSNRCGRPASQTNRRLVIGLLAIWFLSYEQICPAGEPSRSGVERSRLYRTNHRTAEEIKATLLQLGIGRRVDALSDKILIVTSDQSDDLIRASSLLQMLDHASVRILKQWQPTDAGLPSTEYLFEQMKLSELQAGTLLDPPASNASDPLLLDEYKGGLLAVGSEAMIGQLEQIINQWIAKHQPKPTAAPAPSAETTPAPASAPQTVPTTSAAQEPNQPQTEPAAAAPSEPSAETPPQPTAPASAAEPNQSAAPQEEDFFSQELMKALTAAQEKAEQLQKEIEAEKQTAQDQGEEEQALLDVIEALRRRAETEETAAAEEPNQPETAAEKTPAAEPQPQNIPTSLLARLEEQLSRQEQQIAELKALLAERSKEQERKVQTAPALPEPVIPEGEKELELTITLPEKVEITQLIELVGKQLGLNYMYDPTQVRGDVQLKIHDGKIKVKDTYALLESVMRFKGFVMTRRGNLVTIVPASQIKQADPVIISPDEPIVPGDVIVSSVFQLKHISPAAAQKMLTDLQLGTSFVPVNETNTLIVTDYSYRMDRINQVIALVDVAGEPRRFAYRQLQYTSAADILNKLKTLTAQMSGISVASAPSSEEGAAARSAAPVVQRDAQGRVIATRPQPTPQPAAAAPTAPTQDTVFLDTDERTNRILMIGYAAQIQTIQELIDTLDVPKYYLRYVREYFIQHVEAAEVVTALNELGLANVSVGTQTASRQTAATRPTLARTTQPGQPVQTVQPTAAPATAAGGEDQPYISIRPNTNSLLVNATKDQHEAIELVISHVDVKQKDQRTIQEYEIQNVDALSVVKTLEDLGIIAPGKSEESRSQTRSTAAGTRQTAGQMMQPAQPEMPTALALPTIEGETVTELAAAQPQIAILESTNSLLVHATPRQHEAISLVIAHVDRTLERVSTPYVVYPLENQDPEELAEVLNELIQETMQQQAQKSSPDAKIQTAPTPTTAPLPTKEEERIRIIPDPKTYSLIVYANKKNQQWVGDLIRELDQYRPQVLLDCTLVEITKNEKFEYDLDIISKTYSETDLRSGTGSGALIGQLDSFTSDRYADARVTTSAEKDVFKAFYNSAHVQGLLTAIQTKGYGRIMARPKILVNDNQEGEIKTENQTSIAQQKSIVQPATGTSPSYTTTDVSFADYSSGITLKIKPHISKGNMLRLEISLNRKDFDFSRGKDVTVAGETYPRPPDLLSTDVNTVATVPDGTTIILGGLETIKQSKGTSKMPLIGDLPIVGGLFRGVDDSGQQGKLYVFVKANIIRPGDRGGMDDMRRVSGRNRRAFEEEERQFQRAQDWPGIEPKPMEPERVLEEDEIQTSEEEQLY, from the coding sequence ATGCACTCGAACCGTTGCGGACGACCGGCAAGCCAAACAAATCGGCGACTGGTTATCGGCTTATTGGCTATCTGGTTTCTCTCGTACGAACAAATCTGCCCGGCCGGCGAACCGTCCCGTTCGGGGGTGGAGCGCAGCCGCCTGTATCGGACGAATCACCGCACAGCGGAAGAAATCAAAGCAACCCTGCTCCAACTGGGAATCGGCCGGCGTGTGGACGCCCTTTCCGACAAGATTCTCATCGTAACCAGCGACCAGTCGGACGACTTGATACGGGCCTCGAGTCTTCTTCAGATGCTCGACCATGCAAGTGTGCGCATCCTCAAGCAGTGGCAGCCGACAGATGCCGGTCTTCCGAGTACGGAATATCTGTTTGAACAGATGAAACTGTCAGAGCTTCAGGCAGGAACCCTGCTGGACCCGCCGGCCAGCAACGCATCGGACCCTCTGCTTCTGGACGAATACAAAGGGGGGCTGCTGGCCGTCGGAAGTGAGGCGATGATTGGACAGCTCGAACAGATTATCAATCAATGGATTGCCAAACACCAGCCGAAGCCGACCGCTGCGCCTGCACCGTCTGCAGAGACAACCCCTGCGCCCGCTTCCGCCCCGCAGACCGTCCCGACCACTTCGGCGGCACAAGAACCGAATCAGCCCCAAACCGAACCTGCTGCGGCGGCTCCATCGGAGCCCTCCGCTGAAACACCACCCCAGCCAACCGCGCCGGCATCTGCGGCTGAACCCAATCAGTCCGCCGCACCTCAGGAAGAGGATTTCTTCAGCCAGGAACTGATGAAGGCCCTGACAGCCGCTCAGGAGAAAGCCGAACAGCTTCAGAAAGAAATTGAAGCAGAAAAGCAAACCGCCCAAGACCAGGGCGAGGAAGAACAGGCCCTGCTGGATGTGATTGAAGCGCTTCGCCGGCGTGCGGAAACGGAGGAGACCGCCGCCGCAGAAGAACCGAATCAGCCCGAAACAGCCGCAGAAAAAACGCCCGCTGCAGAACCGCAGCCGCAGAATATCCCAACCTCTCTGCTGGCGCGCCTGGAGGAGCAGTTGTCTCGGCAGGAGCAGCAGATTGCTGAATTGAAGGCGCTGCTGGCGGAACGAAGCAAGGAGCAGGAAAGGAAAGTGCAAACCGCACCAGCCCTGCCGGAACCGGTGATTCCGGAAGGGGAGAAGGAGCTGGAGCTGACGATTACCCTGCCGGAAAAGGTGGAAATCACCCAGCTGATTGAACTGGTCGGCAAGCAGCTGGGGCTCAACTATATGTATGACCCGACTCAGGTGCGCGGCGATGTGCAGCTGAAGATTCACGATGGAAAAATCAAGGTCAAAGACACCTACGCGCTGCTCGAGTCGGTTATGCGGTTCAAGGGTTTCGTAATGACCCGGCGAGGCAATCTGGTTACCATTGTTCCGGCCAGCCAAATCAAACAGGCCGACCCGGTGATTATCTCGCCGGATGAACCGATTGTTCCGGGAGATGTGATTGTCAGCAGTGTTTTCCAACTGAAACACATTTCACCGGCGGCGGCCCAGAAGATGCTTACAGACCTGCAGCTGGGAACCTCCTTTGTACCGGTCAACGAAACCAACACGCTGATTGTAACGGATTACTCCTACCGAATGGACCGCATCAATCAGGTGATTGCGCTGGTGGACGTGGCGGGAGAGCCGAGGCGTTTTGCCTACCGTCAGCTGCAGTATACTTCGGCGGCGGACATTCTCAACAAACTGAAGACGCTGACAGCCCAGATGAGCGGCATTTCGGTGGCCTCCGCCCCCAGCTCGGAAGAGGGAGCGGCCGCCCGCTCCGCCGCTCCGGTTGTCCAGCGGGATGCGCAGGGGCGGGTCATTGCAACCCGTCCGCAGCCGACGCCTCAGCCGGCCGCCGCAGCTCCGACAGCGCCTACCCAGGACACTGTATTCCTGGACACCGATGAACGGACCAACCGGATTCTGATGATTGGGTATGCCGCCCAGATTCAGACCATTCAGGAGCTGATTGACACGCTGGATGTGCCCAAGTACTACCTGCGATATGTGCGTGAATACTTTATCCAGCATGTAGAGGCGGCGGAGGTCGTGACAGCTCTGAATGAACTGGGGCTTGCCAACGTGAGCGTCGGAACCCAGACTGCCTCCCGCCAGACGGCAGCGACACGGCCGACACTGGCCCGCACAACCCAGCCCGGTCAGCCGGTTCAGACCGTTCAGCCGACCGCTGCTCCCGCAACCGCAGCAGGCGGAGAAGACCAGCCGTACATTTCGATTCGGCCCAATACCAACTCGCTGCTGGTCAATGCGACCAAAGATCAGCACGAGGCGATTGAACTGGTGATTTCCCATGTGGATGTCAAGCAGAAGGACCAGCGGACGATTCAGGAATATGAGATTCAGAATGTTGATGCCCTCTCCGTCGTTAAGACGCTGGAGGATTTGGGGATTATTGCGCCGGGCAAGAGCGAAGAGAGCCGCAGTCAAACCCGCAGCACCGCCGCCGGCACACGCCAAACCGCCGGGCAGATGATGCAGCCCGCCCAGCCGGAGATGCCGACGGCTCTGGCCCTGCCGACCATCGAAGGCGAAACCGTGACGGAGCTGGCGGCGGCTCAGCCGCAGATTGCGATTCTCGAATCGACCAACTCGCTGCTGGTGCACGCGACACCGCGACAGCACGAGGCCATCTCGCTGGTTATCGCCCACGTGGACCGCACACTCGAGCGGGTTTCGACGCCGTATGTGGTCTATCCGCTGGAAAATCAGGACCCGGAAGAGCTGGCAGAGGTGCTTAATGAACTGATACAGGAAACGATGCAGCAGCAGGCCCAGAAGTCCTCGCCGGATGCCAAGATACAGACCGCTCCGACCCCAACGACGGCTCCTCTGCCAACCAAGGAAGAAGAACGCATTCGGATTATTCCCGACCCTAAGACCTATTCACTGATTGTGTATGCCAACAAGAAAAATCAGCAATGGGTCGGCGACCTGATTCGCGAACTGGACCAGTACCGCCCGCAGGTCCTGCTGGACTGCACACTGGTAGAGATTACTAAGAACGAAAAATTTGAATACGACCTCGATATTATCTCGAAAACTTACAGCGAAACAGATTTGCGTTCAGGCACGGGCAGCGGAGCTTTAATCGGCCAACTGGATTCGTTCACAAGCGACCGCTATGCCGACGCGAGAGTCACAACATCAGCTGAAAAAGATGTTTTCAAAGCGTTTTACAACAGCGCCCATGTGCAGGGGCTGCTGACCGCGATTCAAACCAAAGGATACGGGCGCATCATGGCCCGGCCGAAAATCTTAGTTAATGACAATCAGGAAGGAGAAATCAAAACGGAAAATCAAACCTCCATTGCTCAGCAGAAGAGCATTGTTCAGCCGGCCACCGGAACTTCACCTTCCTACACCACAACTGACGTGAGTTTCGCAGATTATTCCTCCGGAATCACCCTGAAAATCAAACCTCACATCAGCAAAGGGAATATGCTTCGGCTGGAAATCAGTCTGAACCGCAAGGACTTTGATTTCTCGCGCGGAAAAGATGTTACTGTTGCCGGAGAAACCTATCCGCGGCCGCCGGATTTGCTTTCCACGGATGTCAACACGGTCGCCACAGTCCCGGACGGCACCACCATTATTTTAGGCGGCCTGGAAACAATCAAACAGTCTAAAGGCACGTCAAAAATGCCCCTCATTGGGGATTTGCCGATTGTAGGCGGTCTATTTCGCGGCGTAGATGATTCCGGCCAGCAGGGCAAGCTTTACGTGTTCGTGAAGGCCAACATTATTCGCCCCGGCGACCGCGGCGGAATGGATGATATGCGGCGGGTATCCGGGCGGAACCGGCGGGCGTTTGAAGAGGAAGAGCGGCAGTTCCAACGGGCTCAGGACTGGCCGGGGATTGAGCCAAAACCGATGGAGCCGGAACGGGTGCTCGAAGAAGATGAAATCCAGACCAGCGAGGAAGAACAACTGTATTAA
- the trmB gene encoding tRNA (guanosine(46)-N7)-methyltransferase TrmB, producing MPAVSYLTFFLSVLSGDPALCTLGRANRSGPLGVSNRRRLDFISFSGQNRFFGRDGADKNRNIFKKIQMHKKIVLNPAYLLEADSLNGPVDWAALFGRTAPVHIEIGSGKGTFLVHQAAAFPQTDFLGIEWSAEYYRLAVDRIARRRLTNVRMIRTDAADFLRRHVADGTIEMIHLYFPDPWPKRRHHKRRFFSRDNLIQMLRCLQPGGWINFATDHADYYEQARRIALEAQTDGRVETVPFVRPAGAREGEMTGTNYERKYLKEGRAVYTLTLRKSKP from the coding sequence ATGCCGGCCGTATCATACCTGACCTTCTTTCTGTCGGTTCTGTCCGGCGACCCTGCTCTTTGTACGCTGGGCAGGGCAAACCGTTCGGGTCCTTTGGGTGTATCGAACCGCCGGCGGCTTGACTTTATTAGTTTTTCCGGGCAAAATCGGTTTTTCGGGCGAGACGGTGCCGATAAAAACCGCAATATTTTCAAAAAAATCCAAATGCATAAGAAAATTGTCTTAAATCCGGCGTATCTTCTGGAGGCGGACTCCCTGAACGGGCCTGTTGATTGGGCCGCGCTGTTCGGCCGCACGGCACCGGTGCATATTGAAATCGGCTCCGGCAAGGGGACGTTTCTGGTGCATCAGGCCGCCGCGTTTCCGCAGACGGACTTTTTGGGGATTGAATGGTCCGCCGAATATTACCGGCTGGCCGTCGACCGCATCGCCCGCCGCCGGCTGACCAATGTGCGGATGATTCGCACGGATGCGGCCGATTTTCTCCGCCGGCACGTCGCCGACGGAACCATCGAAATGATCCATCTGTACTTTCCAGACCCCTGGCCCAAGCGACGGCACCACAAGCGGCGGTTCTTCAGCCGCGACAATCTCATTCAAATGCTTCGCTGTCTGCAGCCGGGCGGATGGATTAACTTTGCAACCGACCATGCCGATTACTATGAACAGGCCCGACGGATCGCACTGGAAGCCCAGACCGACGGGCGTGTCGAAACAGTGCCGTTTGTTCGGCCCGCCGGCGCCCGCGAAGGCGAGATGACCGGCACCAATTATGAACGAAAATATCTCAAAGAGGGGCGGGCTGTTTACACCCTCACCCTGCGAAAGAGTAAACCATGA
- a CDS encoding GIY-YIG nuclease family protein, whose translation MTYYVYILASQRNGTLYIGVTNNLKNRVFQHKTEKVEGFTQKYGVKRLVYFETFRNIRDAIVREKRLKKWNRDWKIRLIEEKNPAWDDLFERV comes from the coding sequence ATGACGTATTATGTCTATATCCTGGCCAGTCAGCGAAACGGCACCTTGTATATCGGCGTTACAAACAATCTGAAAAATCGCGTTTTTCAACATAAAACGGAAAAAGTAGAGGGGTTTACACAAAAATACGGAGTGAAACGGTTGGTTTATTTTGAGACTTTTCGAAATATCCGGGACGCCATTGTGCGAGAAAAACGGCTGAAAAAATGGAATCGTGACTGGAAGATCCGACTGATTGAAGAAAAGAATCCCGCGTGGGATGATTTGTTTGAAAGGGTGTGA
- a CDS encoding isochorismatase family protein, giving the protein MIRPALTLRRRRILIDVGTQRDLFTAEGKACIRNHRRILANIRRVIAWVRKEHIRVISTVRVFENDGVHHGPSYCLAGTEGARKIRYTHLARSLAYASDGYTDFPRDLFERYDQVIQEIRSDDPFEEPRADRMLSEVKATDFLVIGAPIETSVKFLVLGLLLRRRNVIVLADAVGSFEKHAAEIALRQMQAKGARLIDSKSFVGNTHLKKVGICSCDRCQGRLVKVAADSEALD; this is encoded by the coding sequence ATGATACGGCCGGCATTGACATTGCGCAGACGGCGGATTCTCATTGACGTGGGAACGCAGCGCGATTTGTTCACCGCGGAGGGCAAGGCGTGCATCCGCAACCACCGCCGCATCCTGGCCAATATCCGACGCGTGATAGCCTGGGTGCGCAAGGAGCATATCCGCGTGATTTCGACGGTGCGCGTCTTCGAGAACGACGGCGTTCATCACGGCCCGTCGTATTGTCTGGCGGGCACGGAGGGGGCTCGAAAGATCCGCTATACGCATCTGGCCCGTTCGCTGGCGTATGCCTCCGACGGCTACACGGATTTTCCGCGGGATTTGTTTGAACGCTACGACCAGGTGATTCAGGAAATCCGCAGCGATGACCCGTTTGAGGAGCCGCGGGCCGACCGGATGCTCAGCGAAGTGAAGGCGACGGATTTTCTGGTTATCGGGGCGCCGATTGAAACATCGGTGAAGTTTCTGGTGCTGGGGCTTCTGCTGCGCCGGCGCAATGTGATTGTGCTGGCCGATGCCGTCGGCTCGTTTGAAAAGCACGCCGCGGAAATTGCGCTGCGTCAGATGCAGGCCAAGGGGGCGCGGCTGATTGACAGCAAATCGTTTGTCGGAAACACCCATCTCAAGAAGGTCGGGATTTGCTCCTGCGACCGCTGCCAGGGCCGCCTGGTTAAAGTGGCCGCCGATTCGGAGGCGCTGGATTAG
- the prfA gene encoding peptide chain release factor 1, producing the protein MAESQNQLIVRKLEQLDERCRQIEQQITDPQVASNPARLVPLTKEQGKLAPIVSRFREYRRLEKQIEEAAALLNEPGSDGDLRELAEAEIKELEKKKDALLEDIKNALVMSDDAAVGSIIMELRAGTGGEEAALFVRDLYNMYHRYADKMGWKVELMDFSPTDRGGFRELIMNIKGPGVWAHLGYEGGGHRVQRVPETESQGRIHTSAATVAVLPEAEEVDIDIKPDDVIEHVSCAGGPGGQNVNKVATAIRLEHIPTGIVVSMRDERSQHKNRAKAWRVLRSRVYEYYQQKAHQERSQARKSMIGSGDRSERIRTYNFPQNRLTDHRINLSLYCLDKIMLGDMDELIAALQDYDRQRRLENL; encoded by the coding sequence ATGGCGGAATCCCAAAATCAACTGATTGTCCGCAAGCTCGAGCAGCTGGACGAGCGCTGCCGTCAGATTGAGCAGCAGATTACCGACCCGCAGGTGGCCTCCAACCCGGCCCGCCTGGTGCCCCTGACCAAAGAGCAGGGCAAACTGGCCCCGATTGTCAGCCGCTTCCGCGAATACCGCCGGCTGGAAAAGCAAATCGAGGAGGCCGCGGCCCTGCTGAACGAGCCCGGCTCCGACGGCGACCTTCGCGAACTGGCCGAAGCGGAAATCAAAGAGCTCGAAAAAAAGAAAGACGCCCTGCTGGAGGACATCAAAAACGCTCTGGTGATGTCCGACGATGCGGCCGTCGGCTCCATCATTATGGAGCTGCGGGCGGGGACCGGCGGCGAAGAGGCGGCCCTGTTCGTGCGCGACCTGTACAATATGTACCACCGCTACGCCGACAAAATGGGCTGGAAGGTTGAACTGATGGATTTTTCCCCCACGGACCGCGGCGGCTTTCGCGAGCTGATTATGAACATCAAAGGCCCGGGCGTCTGGGCCCATCTGGGCTACGAAGGCGGCGGCCACCGCGTCCAGCGCGTCCCCGAAACCGAATCCCAGGGACGCATCCACACCTCCGCCGCCACCGTCGCCGTCCTGCCGGAGGCCGAAGAGGTCGATATCGACATCAAGCCGGATGATGTGATTGAGCATGTCAGCTGTGCCGGCGGCCCGGGCGGACAAAACGTCAACAAAGTCGCCACCGCCATCCGCCTCGAACACATCCCGACGGGCATCGTCGTGAGCATGCGCGATGAACGAAGCCAGCACAAAAACCGCGCCAAGGCCTGGCGGGTCCTCCGCAGCCGTGTGTACGAATACTACCAGCAGAAGGCCCATCAGGAACGCTCGCAGGCCCGCAAATCCATGATCGGCTCCGGCGACCGCTCCGAACGCATCCGCACCTACAACTTCCCCCAGAACCGGCTGACCGATCACCGCATCAACCTGTCGCTGTACTGCCTGGACAAAATCATGCTCGGGGATATGGACGAATTGATTGCCGCCCTGCAGGATTACGACCGCCAGCGCCGGCTGGAAAATCTCTAA
- the rsmG gene encoding 16S rRNA (guanine(527)-N(7))-methyltransferase RsmG codes for MSELLSLDDLQALLQRHSRTLERLTERLLAENKIHNLTRITDSESVRIRHFLDSLAALKVLEPFAEGRTLKCIDIGSGAGFPVLPLAIARPNWRFVSVEATGKKAAFQRKVIAELELKNVEVVAERAEELAHQKRFREQFDAALTRALADLSIAAELSLGLVRPGGRLLAWKGPNIEDELKRAQGALIQMGASVVKTFEYVLPTEPTPARMTLIAAEKTHPTPPDLPRSFAQIKHNPLK; via the coding sequence ATGAGTGAACTGCTGTCTCTGGATGATTTGCAGGCCCTGCTGCAGCGGCACAGCCGCACCCTCGAGCGGCTGACCGAACGGCTGCTGGCCGAAAACAAAATCCACAACTTGACGCGCATCACGGATTCCGAATCCGTCCGCATCCGCCATTTCCTCGATTCGCTGGCGGCCCTGAAGGTGCTCGAACCATTCGCCGAAGGCCGGACGCTCAAGTGCATTGACATCGGCTCCGGCGCCGGTTTTCCTGTGCTGCCGCTGGCGATCGCCCGTCCGAACTGGCGGTTTGTCTCGGTGGAAGCCACAGGCAAAAAGGCCGCCTTTCAGCGGAAAGTGATTGCGGAGCTGGAGCTGAAGAACGTGGAGGTGGTGGCCGAACGCGCGGAGGAGCTGGCCCATCAGAAGCGCTTTCGCGAGCAGTTTGATGCGGCCCTGACCCGGGCGCTGGCGGATTTGTCTATTGCGGCGGAACTGTCGCTGGGGCTGGTGCGGCCCGGCGGACGCCTGCTGGCCTGGAAGGGGCCGAATATCGAGGACGAACTGAAGCGGGCGCAGGGGGCCCTCATCCAGATGGGCGCCTCCGTGGTCAAAACGTTCGAATATGTCCTGCCGACCGAACCGACCCCGGCCCGAATGACCCTCATCGCCGCCGAAAAAACCCACCCCACGCCCCCCGACCTGCCGCGCTCCTTCGCCCAAATCAAACACAACCCCCTGAAATAA